The following proteins are encoded in a genomic region of Roseinatronobacter sp. S2:
- a CDS encoding chromosome segregation SMC family protein, which translates to MQFNRLRLNGFKSFVDPTDLVIQSGLTGVVGPNGCGKSNLLEALRWVMGENRPTAMRGAGMEDVIFAGTDQRPARHFAEVTLQLDNRDRVAPAAFNDADTLDIVRRITRDAGSAYKINGKEARARDVQMLFADASTGAHSPALVRQGQISELINAKPKARRRILEEAAGISGLYQRRHEAELRLRATETNLERVSDVIDQLAQQLAQLSRQARQAERYRQIGTRLRQVEGLLLYRRWREADQTLRDADAALQAALITSAQTETDAQHASRARQTAEDRLPPLREEDAIAGAVLQRLHVSRDTLSAEEARAQETIRTLQSRVLQLAQDIERESGLNRDAAETIAQLEWEQDQLAKAADGHDEKLHDASEAAAEAAQRLADHEADLTSATEDVARLAARHQSADRQISELSAALAKAQNASLQAADAQAQARSALQAAQDELEQAQEELDATQSLTEEAESTLLEAEDARQHAQTEEAEARGALSEAEGEAGTLRAETAALSRLVDREGSDGTQLLDLLRVADGHELALGAALADDLRAPLSDGGSGWVALPGYDDAAPLPHGAAPMAPHVQGPDALARRLSQTGVIDAADGPRLQPALRPGQRLVTLAGDLWRWDGLYVAAQDAPSTAALRLQQINRLDRLKVELEQAEARLDRARDTHASFKSRLDALSGAERQARDARRAADQRLTDAGRALSRTEAARDSAQVRLENATAQMARFNDDVEDLSETLANAEEQRAELSDLDQARTATDTLRMTVEAARISMMSHRAQADELRRDAKARLARGQEITKTLSGWRHRLETAETRIQDLEARKQTTEDDLADASATPDELAEKRADLSDEITRADARHAAARDALASAESAARNAADTERAAERAASDAREGRARIEARRDAARESVALAETRISDEMDTTPQDLLEQLDSDPDTMPDTSALEDELTRLRRARDALGAVNLRAEEDAREIQSEHDILVQEKADLEAAITKLRSGINALNREGRERLLIAFDKVNANFSTLFTHLFTGGEAKLVLVESEDPLDAGLEIMCQPPGKKLSILSLLSGGEQTLTALALIFAVFLANPAPICVLDEVDAPLDDANVARFCDLLDEMCRRTETRYLIITHNALSMARMDRLFGVTMGERGVSQLVSVDLKHAEALVA; encoded by the coding sequence GTGCAATTCAACCGCCTGCGCCTGAACGGATTCAAAAGCTTTGTCGACCCCACGGATCTGGTGATTCAGTCGGGCCTGACGGGTGTGGTTGGCCCCAATGGGTGCGGCAAGTCCAATTTGCTGGAGGCATTGCGCTGGGTGATGGGTGAAAACCGCCCGACGGCCATGCGCGGCGCAGGCATGGAAGATGTGATTTTTGCCGGAACCGACCAGCGCCCTGCACGCCATTTCGCCGAAGTCACGTTGCAACTTGATAACCGTGACCGCGTGGCCCCCGCCGCCTTTAATGATGCCGACACGCTGGACATTGTGCGCCGGATCACCCGCGATGCGGGCAGCGCCTACAAGATCAACGGCAAGGAAGCACGCGCGCGCGATGTGCAGATGCTGTTTGCCGATGCATCGACCGGCGCGCACAGTCCCGCACTGGTGCGGCAAGGCCAGATTTCAGAACTGATCAACGCCAAGCCCAAGGCCCGCCGCCGCATTCTGGAAGAAGCGGCGGGTATTTCGGGCCTGTATCAGCGCCGCCATGAAGCCGAGCTGCGCCTGCGCGCAACAGAAACCAATCTGGAACGCGTCAGTGATGTGATCGACCAGCTTGCCCAGCAACTGGCGCAACTGTCGCGGCAGGCACGGCAGGCCGAACGCTACCGCCAGATTGGCACACGGCTGCGGCAGGTCGAAGGGCTGTTGCTATACCGGCGCTGGCGCGAGGCCGATCAGACCCTGCGGGATGCCGATGCCGCGCTGCAAGCCGCACTGATCACCAGCGCCCAGACCGAAACGGATGCGCAACACGCCAGCCGTGCCCGCCAAACCGCCGAGGACCGCCTGCCCCCCTTGCGCGAAGAAGATGCCATCGCAGGGGCCGTGCTGCAACGCCTGCATGTCAGCCGCGACACCCTGTCCGCAGAAGAAGCACGCGCGCAGGAAACCATCCGCACGCTGCAATCGCGTGTGCTGCAACTTGCGCAGGACATCGAGCGTGAGTCCGGCCTGAACCGCGATGCCGCAGAAACAATCGCACAGCTGGAATGGGAACAGGACCAGTTGGCCAAAGCCGCCGACGGCCATGACGAAAAACTGCATGACGCGAGCGAGGCCGCAGCCGAGGCCGCCCAGCGTCTGGCCGATCACGAAGCGGACCTGACAAGCGCCACAGAAGATGTCGCGCGACTGGCCGCGCGCCACCAATCCGCCGACCGCCAAATCAGCGAACTGTCTGCCGCCCTTGCAAAAGCGCAAAATGCCAGCCTGCAAGCCGCAGATGCCCAGGCCCAGGCGCGAAGCGCCCTGCAAGCCGCCCAGGATGAACTGGAACAGGCGCAAGAAGAACTGGACGCAACGCAGTCCCTGACCGAAGAGGCCGAATCCACCCTGCTGGAAGCCGAAGATGCCCGCCAGCACGCCCAAACCGAAGAAGCCGAAGCCCGCGGCGCATTGTCCGAGGCCGAGGGCGAGGCCGGCACACTGCGCGCGGAAACGGCAGCCCTGTCGCGGCTGGTCGATCGCGAAGGCAGCGACGGCACCCAGCTTCTGGATTTGCTGCGCGTGGCGGACGGGCATGAACTGGCCCTGGGGGCGGCATTGGCCGATGATTTGCGTGCGCCCCTGTCGGATGGCGGTTCGGGCTGGGTGGCATTGCCGGGCTATGATGATGCCGCCCCCCTGCCCCATGGCGCAGCCCCTATGGCCCCGCATGTGCAGGGACCGGATGCCTTGGCGCGCAGGCTGTCGCAGACCGGCGTGATTGATGCCGCCGACGGCCCCCGATTGCAGCCAGCGCTGCGCCCCGGTCAACGGCTGGTCACATTGGCGGGCGATTTGTGGCGTTGGGACGGGTTGTATGTTGCCGCACAGGACGCACCCAGCACCGCCGCGTTGCGCTTGCAGCAAATAAACCGTCTGGACAGGCTGAAAGTTGAACTGGAACAGGCCGAAGCGCGCCTTGATCGCGCCCGCGACACGCATGCAAGCTTCAAGTCCCGCCTTGACGCGCTGAGTGGTGCTGAAAGACAGGCGCGCGATGCCCGCCGCGCCGCAGACCAGCGCCTGACAGATGCGGGCCGTGCCCTGTCGCGCACAGAGGCGGCCCGCGACAGCGCGCAGGTCCGGCTGGAAAACGCAACTGCGCAAATGGCTCGTTTCAACGATGATGTTGAGGATCTGTCCGAAACACTGGCGAATGCAGAAGAACAGCGCGCCGAATTGTCCGATCTTGATCAGGCCCGCACGGCGACCGACACCTTGCGCATGACGGTGGAAGCCGCGCGCATCAGCATGATGTCGCACCGCGCGCAAGCAGACGAGTTGCGCCGCGATGCCAAAGCGCGGCTGGCGCGCGGGCAGGAAATCACCAAGACCCTAAGCGGCTGGCGCCACCGCCTGGAAACCGCCGAAACCCGTATTCAGGATCTGGAAGCGCGCAAACAAACCACCGAGGATGACCTGGCAGATGCCAGCGCCACGCCTGATGAACTGGCCGAAAAGCGCGCCGATCTAAGCGATGAAATAACCCGCGCCGACGCCCGCCATGCAGCCGCGCGCGATGCCTTGGCCAGTGCGGAATCTGCCGCACGCAACGCAGCCGACACCGAGCGCGCCGCAGAACGCGCCGCATCAGACGCCCGCGAGGGGCGCGCCCGCATTGAAGCGCGCCGCGATGCTGCGCGCGAAAGTGTCGCATTGGCCGAAACCCGTATCAGCGACGAAATGGACACAACCCCCCAAGACTTGCTGGAACAGCTCGACAGTGACCCCGACACCATGCCCGACACCAGCGCGCTGGAGGATGAACTGACCCGCCTGCGCCGTGCGCGCGACGCATTGGGCGCTGTGAACCTGCGCGCCGAAGAAGATGCACGCGAAATCCAAAGCGAACATGACATTCTGGTTCAGGAAAAGGCCGATCTGGAAGCCGCGATTACCAAGCTGCGTTCTGGCATAAATGCGCTGAACCGCGAGGGGCGCGAACGCCTTCTGATCGCATTTGACAAGGTTAATGCCAATTTCTCAACATTGTTCACGCATCTGTTCACGGGTGGCGAGGCGAAACTGGTGCTGGTCGAAAGCGAAGATCCGCTGGATGCGGGGCTGGAAATCATGTGCCAGCCACCGGGCAAGAAGCTGTCTATCCTGTCGCTTCTGTCGGGCGGCGAACAGACACTGACCGCGCTGGCGTTGATTTTCGCGGTGTTTCTGGCCAATCCTGCCCCGATCTGCGTGCTGGATGAAGTGGACGCGCCGCTTGATGATGCCAATGTGGCGCGGTTTTGCGACCTGCTGGACGAAATGTGCCGCCGGACCGAAACCCGCTATCTGATCATCACCCATAACGCGCTTTCGATGGCGCGCATGGACCGTTTGTTCGGGGTCACCATGGGCGAACGCGGTGTCAGCCAGCTGGTCAGCGTCGATCTGAAACATGCCGAAGCGCTGGTCGCGTAA
- a CDS encoding MFS transporter, with the protein MPHSARAPLMTPVLIGGCIIIMISFAIRASFGVFQIPIAEEFGWLRAEFSLAIAIQNLAWGIGQPIFGAIAERFGDRRAIILGALVYAAGLVLSSFAVTPGAHQLLEILVGFGVAGTGFGVILAVVGRAASDENRSLALGIATAAGSAGQVFGAPLAEILLSFYSWQSVFVIFAAMVLLSLFALPMMRSPAPASRNELEQSMGAALKQAFRDPSFTLIFLGFFSCGYQLAFVTAHFPAMVTEMCGPINPDGMLAAIGITTTSALGAVAISLIGLANIAGTLAAAWLGKRYSKKYLLASIYMARTVVAAAFILSPITPGSVLVFSIVMGALWLATVPLTSGLIAHIYGLRYMGTLYGIVFFSHQLGSFLGVWLGGALYDLHGDYTLVWWVGVGVGLFSAIVHLPVQERALNLRPA; encoded by the coding sequence ATGCCCCATTCCGCCCGCGCGCCCCTGATGACACCTGTTTTGATTGGTGGCTGCATCATCATCATGATCAGCTTTGCCATCCGCGCCAGCTTCGGCGTGTTCCAGATTCCCATTGCGGAAGAATTCGGCTGGCTTCGCGCCGAATTTTCGCTGGCTATTGCCATTCAAAACCTTGCATGGGGCATTGGCCAGCCCATTTTCGGTGCGATTGCAGAACGTTTCGGCGACCGCCGCGCCATTATCCTTGGCGCGCTGGTCTATGCGGCGGGGCTGGTGTTGTCGTCCTTCGCGGTAACGCCCGGCGCGCATCAGTTGCTGGAAATCCTTGTGGGGTTCGGGGTTGCGGGCACCGGGTTCGGCGTGATTCTGGCCGTGGTCGGGCGCGCTGCATCAGATGAAAACCGCAGCCTTGCATTGGGCATTGCGACCGCTGCTGGCAGCGCGGGTCAGGTGTTTGGCGCCCCCTTGGCCGAAATCCTGCTGTCGTTTTATTCCTGGCAAAGCGTGTTTGTTATTTTCGCAGCAATGGTGCTGCTAAGCCTGTTTGCCCTGCCCATGATGCGCAGCCCTGCGCCCGCCAGCCGCAACGAGCTGGAACAAAGCATGGGGGCTGCGCTGAAACAGGCGTTTCGTGACCCCAGTTTCACGCTGATCTTTCTGGGCTTCTTTTCATGCGGCTATCAGCTTGCATTTGTCACCGCACATTTTCCCGCGATGGTCACTGAAATGTGCGGCCCCATCAACCCCGACGGAATGCTGGCGGCCATCGGCATCACGACCACATCGGCCCTTGGGGCTGTTGCCATATCCCTGATCGGGCTGGCCAATATTGCAGGCACCCTGGCGGCGGCGTGGCTGGGCAAACGCTATTCCAAGAAATACCTGCTGGCATCAATCTATATGGCGCGCACGGTGGTCGCTGCGGCGTTCATCCTGTCGCCCATCACGCCGGGGTCGGTTTTGGTGTTTTCCATTGTCATGGGGGCGTTATGGCTGGCCACAGTGCCGCTGACATCGGGGCTGATCGCGCATATTTACGGGTTGCGCTATATGGGCACACTATATGGGATTGTGTTTTTCAGCCACCAGTTGGGCAGTTTTCTGGGCGTCTGGCTGGGGGGCGCGTTGTATGACCTGCATGGCGACTACACGCTGGTCTGGTGGGTCGGCGTGGGCGTGGGGCTGTTTTCGGCAATCGTGCATTTGCCAGTGCAGGAACGTGCGCTGAACCTGCGGCCTGCATAG
- a CDS encoding TIGR03862 family flavoprotein, with product MDALVIGAGPAGLMAAEVLAKGGRKVVICDAKPSAARKFLMAGKSGLNLMNAAPPDTQISQYGDAGAWLAPILGDFGPDQIRCWANGLGADLFTGSSGRVFPRVMKASPLLRAWLARLDDAGVTLRRGWRWQGGAFEFATPHGKRCLRPRVCVLALGGASWARLGSDGAWTAELAVHDVPIAPFQPANMGFVVDWSAHMRAHFGAPVKGVQLNAGEHSVRAEFVISARGVEGGGVYALSRPLRDGAALVLDLLPDRTVPDIAARLAAQPPKLSTANRLRKALGLSGVRLALVHEMARPLPADATALAQILKALPIPLQGPRPLDEAISTAGGIMRSALTDGLELRNWPGVYAAGEMLDWEAPTGGYLLTACLATGHWAGRHAAQQG from the coding sequence ATTGACGCGCTGGTCATCGGGGCCGGACCAGCCGGATTGATGGCGGCAGAAGTGTTGGCGAAGGGCGGGCGCAAGGTCGTGATTTGTGACGCCAAGCCCTCGGCCGCGCGTAAATTCCTGATGGCCGGAAAATCAGGGCTGAACCTGATGAATGCGGCCCCGCCGGATACCCAGATCAGCCAGTATGGGGATGCGGGCGCATGGCTGGCCCCGATCCTTGGGGATTTCGGCCCTGATCAGATCCGCTGCTGGGCAAACGGGCTGGGGGCGGATTTGTTCACCGGCTCCTCCGGTCGCGTCTTTCCGCGCGTCATGAAGGCCTCTCCATTGTTGCGGGCGTGGCTGGCACGGCTGGATGATGCGGGCGTGACATTGCGACGGGGCTGGCGCTGGCAGGGCGGGGCATTCGAATTTGCAACGCCCCACGGCAAGAGGTGCCTGCGCCCCAGGGTCTGCGTGCTGGCCTTAGGCGGGGCAAGCTGGGCGCGGCTTGGGTCTGACGGGGCGTGGACCGCCGAACTGGCCGTGCATGATGTGCCTATTGCCCCGTTTCAGCCTGCAAATATGGGGTTCGTGGTGGATTGGTCCGCGCATATGCGCGCCCATTTTGGCGCACCGGTCAAGGGCGTGCAGCTTAATGCGGGCGAACACTCCGTGCGCGCGGAATTCGTTATTTCAGCGCGTGGCGTCGAAGGGGGCGGTGTCTACGCGCTGTCGCGTCCTTTGCGGGACGGGGCCGCGCTGGTGCTGGACCTTCTGCCTGACCGCACCGTGCCCGACATTGCCGCACGGCTGGCGGCGCAACCACCGAAGCTGTCCACCGCAAACCGGCTGCGCAAGGCGCTGGGTCTGTCGGGGGTGCGGCTTGCGCTGGTGCATGAAATGGCCCGCCCCTTGCCCGCAGATGCAACCGCACTTGCACAGATCCTGAAGGCGCTACCCATCCCGCTGCAAGGCCCCCGTCCGCTGGACGAGGCCATCTCGACCGCAGGCGGGATCATGCGATCCGCCCTGACCGACGGGCTTGAATTGCGCAACTGGCCCGGTGTCTATGCCGCAGGTGAAATGCTGGATTGGGAAGCGCCGACTGGCGGCTATCTGCTGACCGCCTGCCTTGCAACCGGCCATTGGGCAGGCCGCCATGCCGCACAGCAAGGCTGA
- a CDS encoding endonuclease/exonuclease/phosphatase family protein, whose translation MSDLIVSSYNIHKAVGTDMRRDPARTVQVIRELGADIVALQEVDRRFGDRKGVLDPDMLRAETGLTPVTLTDRLGTHAHGWHGNLLLLRGAEVEQARAITLPGLEARGAIVADIRLNGQPLRLITAHLGLLHQSRLLQARRLSEEIDGGDGRPTLVMGDFNEWRLGARCSLMPMRRELRAVKRSAATIASFPAQMPVLPLDRIISCRQALISDLRAHDTVLARKASDHLPIRAALRLPQAASAAI comes from the coding sequence ATGTCCGATCTGATTGTCAGTTCCTACAATATTCACAAGGCGGTCGGAACCGATATGCGACGTGATCCTGCACGCACCGTGCAGGTTATTCGCGAATTGGGGGCGGATATTGTCGCCTTGCAAGAAGTGGACCGCCGATTTGGCGACCGCAAGGGCGTGCTGGACCCTGATATGTTGCGTGCCGAAACAGGGCTGACCCCTGTGACATTGACCGACAGGCTGGGCACGCATGCGCATGGCTGGCACGGCAACCTGTTGTTGCTGCGCGGGGCCGAAGTCGAACAGGCACGCGCCATCACCCTGCCGGGGCTGGAAGCGCGCGGCGCAATCGTTGCCGATATACGGCTGAACGGCCAACCCTTGCGGCTGATCACCGCCCATCTGGGCCTGTTGCATCAATCGCGCCTGTTACAAGCCCGCCGCCTGTCCGAAGAAATAGATGGCGGCGACGGGCGGCCCACACTGGTGATGGGCGATTTCAACGAATGGCGGCTGGGCGCGCGCTGCTCGCTTATGCCAATGCGGCGCGAATTGCGCGCGGTCAAACGATCTGCCGCGACAATTGCCAGCTTTCCGGCGCAAATGCCTGTGTTGCCACTGGACCGCATCATCAGCTGTCGTCAGGCACTTATCAGCGATTTGCGCGCGCATGATACGGTGTTGGCGCGCAAAGCATCTGATCATCTGCCGATTCGCGCAGCCCTTCGCTTGCCGCAGGCCGCAAGCGCGGCTATCTGA
- the miaB gene encoding tRNA (N6-isopentenyl adenosine(37)-C2)-methylthiotransferase MiaB: MADAKKLFIKTYGCQMNVYDSERMAEALGASGYSLTDQAEDADMILLNTCHIREKAAEKVYSELGRLKPLKLANPDLKIGVAGCVAQAEGEEIMRRQPLVDLVVGPQTYHRLPAMEKAVRDGARAVDTDFPEEDKFEHLPKPPRTGRGPTAFLTVQEGCDKFCAFCVVPYTRGTEVSRPVDRILTEARDLVDRGVREITLLGQNVNAYHGAGNGDAWTLARLIRELARVDGLERIRFTTSHPNDMDDDLIAAHGDEPKLMPYLHLPVQSGSDRILKAMNRKHTADSYLRLIERLRIARPDLLLSGDFIVGFPGETDRDFEETMALVRQVGYGQAYSFKYSARPGTPAAERAGVPDDVALDRLHRLQALLLEQQRTIQNSMVGRDVHVLFEKPGRTAGQMTGKSEYLHAVHVTDPQVEKGQIARVRIIESNANSLAGVLA, translated from the coding sequence ATGGCCGACGCCAAGAAGCTATTTATCAAGACCTATGGCTGTCAGATGAATGTCTATGACAGCGAACGCATGGCCGAAGCGCTGGGCGCGTCAGGATATTCGCTGACCGATCAGGCCGAAGATGCCGACATGATCTTGCTGAATACATGCCATATCCGCGAAAAGGCCGCTGAAAAGGTCTATTCGGAACTGGGCCGCCTGAAACCGCTGAAACTGGCCAACCCCGACCTGAAAATTGGTGTCGCAGGCTGCGTGGCCCAGGCCGAGGGCGAGGAAATCATGCGCCGCCAGCCGTTGGTGGATCTGGTGGTCGGACCACAAACCTATCACCGGCTGCCGGCGATGGAAAAAGCCGTGCGCGATGGCGCGCGCGCTGTGGACACTGATTTTCCCGAAGAAGACAAATTCGAGCATTTGCCAAAGCCCCCCCGCACAGGGCGCGGGCCAACAGCATTTCTGACGGTTCAGGAAGGGTGCGACAAGTTTTGTGCGTTCTGTGTTGTCCCCTACACCCGCGGGACGGAAGTGTCGCGCCCGGTTGACCGCATTCTGACGGAAGCGCGTGATCTGGTGGACCGCGGGGTGCGCGAAATCACGTTGCTGGGGCAGAACGTCAACGCCTATCATGGCGCGGGCAACGGTGACGCATGGACATTGGCGCGGTTAATCCGTGAATTGGCGCGGGTGGACGGGCTGGAGCGTATCCGCTTCACCACGTCGCACCCCAATGACATGGATGATGACCTGATCGCCGCGCATGGGGATGAACCCAAGCTGATGCCCTATCTGCACCTGCCGGTGCAATCAGGCAGTGACCGCATTCTGAAGGCGATGAACCGCAAACATACGGCGGACAGCTATTTGCGCCTGATCGAGCGCTTGCGCATTGCCCGCCCCGATTTGCTGCTGTCGGGTGATTTCATTGTGGGGTTCCCCGGCGAAACCGATCGCGATTTCGAAGAGACGATGGCGCTGGTGCGTCAGGTGGGCTACGGGCAGGCCTATAGTTTCAAATACTCGGCGCGCCCCGGAACACCTGCGGCCGAACGTGCGGGTGTGCCCGATGATGTGGCACTGGACCGCCTGCACCGGTTGCAGGCGCTTCTGCTGGAACAGCAACGCACAATACAAAACAGCATGGTCGGGCGCGATGTGCATGTCCTGTTCGAAAAGCCGGGACGGACTGCTGGACAGATGACCGGAAAATCTGAATATCTGCACGCGGTGCATGTGACCGACCCGCAGGTAGAAAAGGGACAAATCGCGCGTGTCAGAATCATCGAAAGCAATGCGAATTCACTTGCCGGTGTTCTGGCATGA
- a CDS encoding PhoH family protein has protein sequence MGIDALTPPHTPLEAAQSHMEFSDNRLLVDLCGEYDRNLTHLESQLGVQILRRGNQLTIIGAEDVIALVAQILGTLYQMLEEGRQIESGDIAALIRMGQAAPNDDGPQEQLEMFRTGKLEIRTRKKTIIPRTEAQQAYARALLGNEMNFGIGPAGTGKTYIAVAVAVQMFTDGHVDKILLSRPAVEAGERLGFLPGDMKEKIDPYMQPLYDALNDFLPGKQLQKLMEERRIEIAPLAFMRGRTLSNAFVVLDEAQNATEMQMKMFLTRLGEGSRMAINGDRSQVDLPRGMHSGLRAAERILEGVKGIGFSYFTSADVVRHPLVARIIQAYERDEEQHG, from the coding sequence TTGGGCATTGACGCCTTGACCCCGCCACACACCCCGCTGGAAGCAGCGCAATCGCATATGGAATTTTCCGACAACCGCCTTCTGGTTGACTTATGCGGTGAATATGATCGCAATCTGACCCATCTTGAAAGTCAACTTGGCGTGCAAATCCTGCGGCGCGGAAACCAGTTGACGATCATCGGGGCTGAAGATGTGATCGCGTTGGTGGCCCAGATCCTTGGCACCCTGTATCAGATGCTGGAAGAAGGTCGCCAGATCGAGTCGGGCGATATTGCAGCACTGATCCGCATGGGTCAGGCAGCGCCCAATGATGACGGCCCGCAGGAACAACTGGAAATGTTCCGCACCGGCAAGCTGGAAATCCGGACCCGCAAGAAAACCATCATCCCCCGCACCGAAGCGCAGCAGGCCTATGCGCGCGCGCTTTTGGGAAATGAGATGAATTTCGGCATTGGTCCTGCGGGGACCGGCAAAACCTATATTGCCGTAGCGGTCGCGGTGCAGATGTTCACCGATGGCCATGTCGACAAGATATTGCTGTCGCGCCCCGCAGTCGAGGCGGGCGAACGTCTGGGTTTTCTGCCCGGCGACATGAAGGAAAAAATCGACCCCTACATGCAGCCGCTTTATGATGCGCTGAATGATTTTCTGCCCGGCAAGCAGTTGCAAAAACTGATGGAGGAGCGCCGCATTGAAATTGCACCGCTGGCCTTCATGCGGGGGCGCACGCTGTCCAACGCCTTTGTTGTGCTGGACGAGGCGCAGAACGCAACCGAGATGCAGATGAAAATGTTTCTGACACGTCTGGGCGAAGGGTCGCGCATGGCTATTAACGGTGATCGCAGTCAGGTTGATCTGCCGCGCGGCATGCATTCGGGCTTGCGGGCGGCGGAACGTATCCTTGAAGGCGTCAAGGGCATAGGGTTCAGCTACTTCACATCGGCTGATGTCGTGCGCCACCCGTTGGTCGCACGCATCATTCAGGCCTATGAACGCGACGAAGAGCAGCATGGCTGA
- the ybeY gene encoding rRNA maturation RNase YbeY, with amino-acid sequence MADTAPLVDLVVEDDRWNAVALDALAQNAACATLNALNMQAAGYEIVLLACDDARIAELNSQFRGKPMPTNVLSWPSWDLGASDDGDTPEHAPPGDPDDPESLGDIAISYDTCERESREQDKAFQNHLTHLVVHSTLHLLGYDHIRDKDAAVMEEIEIRILALLGVADPYADGAEMPL; translated from the coding sequence ATGGCTGACACTGCGCCACTGGTTGATCTGGTTGTGGAAGATGATCGCTGGAATGCCGTTGCGCTGGACGCATTGGCACAAAACGCCGCCTGCGCAACATTGAACGCGCTGAACATGCAGGCGGCGGGCTATGAAATCGTGCTTCTGGCCTGTGATGATGCCCGCATTGCAGAGTTGAACAGCCAGTTTCGCGGCAAACCCATGCCAACCAACGTTCTAAGCTGGCCAAGCTGGGATCTTGGCGCGAGTGATGACGGGGACACACCCGAACATGCCCCGCCGGGTGACCCTGATGACCCCGAATCCTTGGGTGATATTGCGATATCGTATGACACCTGCGAACGCGAATCGCGCGAACAAGACAAGGCATTCCAAAATCACCTGACCCATCTGGTCGTGCATTCAACCCTGCATCTTCTGGGATATGACCATATTCGTGACAAAGATGCCGCCGTGATGGAAGAAATCGAAATCCGCATACTTGCATTATTGGGGGTGGCAGACCCATATGCGGACGGGGCAGAAATGCCGCTTTAG
- a CDS encoding transporter associated domain-containing protein has translation MGDTTDGSTAAHRAQDDPKDNETRGLFGRLFDALSPEDTDDEHNGAGRLGPALPGLANLSDMRVEDVAVPKAEIVAVEQGAQLAEFVQAFRDSGYSRIPVYAETLDNPVGLLLLKDLALHYGFNGHHSLELAPLLRPILYVPPSMPLGVLLRKMQAERTHFALMIDEYGGVDGLVTIEDLLEQVVGEIEDEHDTAEEAHIQEETPATWLADARTPLEDLELRLGFALTAEDEDEEIDTLGGLVFVLVGRVPVRGELIAHDSGLEFEVIEAGLRRIERLRIHIPEALREPVAP, from the coding sequence ATGGGCGACACGACAGACGGATCTACAGCGGCGCATCGCGCGCAAGATGATCCAAAAGACAACGAGACGCGCGGCCTGTTTGGCCGCCTGTTTGACGCACTCTCTCCGGAAGATACCGATGATGAACACAACGGCGCAGGCCGGTTGGGTCCGGCACTTCCCGGACTGGCCAACCTGTCCGACATGCGTGTCGAGGATGTCGCCGTTCCCAAAGCCGAAATCGTGGCCGTTGAACAAGGCGCACAGCTTGCGGAATTTGTGCAGGCCTTTCGCGATTCCGGCTATTCGCGCATTCCCGTGTATGCCGAAACGCTGGATAACCCCGTAGGCCTGCTACTGCTGAAGGATCTGGCGTTGCACTACGGATTCAACGGCCATCACAGCCTTGAACTGGCCCCGCTGCTGCGCCCCATCCTGTATGTGCCCCCGTCCATGCCGCTGGGGGTGCTGCTGCGCAAGATGCAGGCAGAGCGCACGCATTTTGCCCTGATGATCGACGAATATGGCGGCGTGGACGGGCTGGTCACCATCGAGGATCTGCTGGAGCAGGTCGTGGGCGAGATCGAGGATGAACACGACACCGCCGAAGAGGCCCATATTCAGGAAGAAACCCCTGCCACATGGCTGGCAGATGCCCGCACCCCCCTGGAAGATCTGGAACTTCGGCTTGGCTTTGCCCTGACCGCCGAGGATGAGGACGAGGAAATCGACACATTGGGCGGTCTGGTCTTTGTGCTGGTCGGGCGCGTGCCGGTGCGCGGGGAATTGATTGCGCATGACTCCGGCCTTGAATTCGAAGTTATCGAAGCGGGCCTGCGCCGGATAGAACGGTTGCGCATCCACATTCCCGAAGCCTTGCGTGAACCTGTCGCGCCATGA